The following are encoded in a window of Panicum virgatum strain AP13 chromosome 5N, P.virgatum_v5, whole genome shotgun sequence genomic DNA:
- the LOC120674048 gene encoding R3H and coiled-coil domain-containing protein 1-like isoform X1, with amino-acid sequence MDGPRWTEEVDDLVDAGNVDGAIALLESVVSNLSTSAAAPSAAGLRLATALGDLAGLHASRGNTLRVDELRARAIVLRSRAAAPGALGDQELPQKCISQEGAVGSKDSEVSANTEQNNDDEEDDWEAIADSGALDDTLVSSLDQEARVPSCSSSEKSSTPSGPKRRGRGSFLYDKSVLYSDQCGSERDLDDKESSPHSGSKGHVDEQENNAVAAARQFGTRHVLVLYDFLPSTRTTDLERIFEKFGDHGVAIRWVNDTSALAVFRTPSAASEAQSCIPPRYKVRSLKENDDLLTKIDGRDLEPPKPRPKTSARTAQRLIAHGMGLKQFTNFGSDELKKQEEERKNRIAARQAMRDEAWGSD; translated from the exons ATGGACGGCCCCCGTTGGACGGAGGAGGTCGACGACCTGGTCGACGCCGGCAACGTCGATGGCGCCATCGCTCTCCTCGAGTCTGTCGTCTCCAACctctccacctccgccgccgctccctcggccgccggcctccgcctcgccacGGCGCTCGGGGACCTCGCGGGCCTGCACGCCTCCCGCGGCAACACTCTCCGCGTTGACGAGCTCCGCGCCCGCGCCATCGTCCTCCGATcccgcgccgcagcccctgGGGCCCTAGG GGACCAGGAGTTGCCACAGAAATGTATATCACAAGAGGGCGCGGTGGGTTCTAAGGACTCTGAAGTCTCAGCTAATACTGAACAAAACAAtgacgatgaagaagatg ATTGGGAGGCTATTGCAGATAGCGGCGCACTTGATGACACACTAGTGAGCTCCCTGGATCAAGAAGCTAGGGTGCCTTCTTGTAGCTCTTCAGAGAAAAGTAGCACCCCATCAGGACCCaaaaggagggggaggggttCATTTCTCTATGATAAGAGTGTTCTGTACAGTGACCAGTGTGGTTCAGAAAGGGACTTGGATGACAAAGAGTCTAGTCCTCATAGTGGATCAAAAGGCCATGTAGATGAGCAGGAGAACAATGCTGTTGCAG CTGCTAGACAGTTTGGGACAAGGCATGTTCTTGTCCTATATGACTTTTTACCAAGCACGCGCACAACAGATCTGGAAAGGATTTTTGAGAAGTTTGGGGATCATGGAGTTGCCATTCGCTGGGTTAATGATACTTCCGCACTTGCTGTTTTTCGGACTCCATCAGCTG CTAGTGAGGCTCAGTCTTGCATACCTCCAAGATACAAGGTGCGGTCATTGAAGGAGAATGATGATTTATTGACAAAAATAGACGGTAGAG ACCTAGAACCACCCAAGCCGAGACCAAAGACATCTGCAAGAACAGCTCAAAGGCTAATTGCTCATGGTATGGGATTGAAGCAATTTACAAACTTTGGGTCGGATGAACTGAAGAAAcaggaggaagagagaaagaaCAGGATTGCTGCTCGACAAGCCATGCGTGATGAGGCTTGGGGTTCAGATTGA
- the LOC120674048 gene encoding uncharacterized protein LOC120674048 isoform X2, whose translation MDGPRWTEEVDDLVDAGNVDGAIALLESVVSNLSTSAAAPSAAGLRLATALGDLAGLHASRGNTLRVDELRARAIVLRSRAAAPGALGDQELPQKCISQEGAVGSKDSEVSANTEQNNDDEEDDWEAIADSGALDDTLVSSLDQEARVPSCSSSEKSSTPSGPKRRGRGSFLYDKSVLYSDQCGSERDLDDKESSPHSGSKGHVDEQENNAVAAARQFGTRHVLVLYDFLPSTRTTDLERIFEKFGDHGVAIRWVNDTSALAVFRTPSAASEAQSCIPPRYKVRSLKENDDLLTKIDGRVALVSWCRPRTTQAETKDICKNSSKANCSWYGIEAIYKLWVG comes from the exons ATGGACGGCCCCCGTTGGACGGAGGAGGTCGACGACCTGGTCGACGCCGGCAACGTCGATGGCGCCATCGCTCTCCTCGAGTCTGTCGTCTCCAACctctccacctccgccgccgctccctcggccgccggcctccgcctcgccacGGCGCTCGGGGACCTCGCGGGCCTGCACGCCTCCCGCGGCAACACTCTCCGCGTTGACGAGCTCCGCGCCCGCGCCATCGTCCTCCGATcccgcgccgcagcccctgGGGCCCTAGG GGACCAGGAGTTGCCACAGAAATGTATATCACAAGAGGGCGCGGTGGGTTCTAAGGACTCTGAAGTCTCAGCTAATACTGAACAAAACAAtgacgatgaagaagatg ATTGGGAGGCTATTGCAGATAGCGGCGCACTTGATGACACACTAGTGAGCTCCCTGGATCAAGAAGCTAGGGTGCCTTCTTGTAGCTCTTCAGAGAAAAGTAGCACCCCATCAGGACCCaaaaggagggggaggggttCATTTCTCTATGATAAGAGTGTTCTGTACAGTGACCAGTGTGGTTCAGAAAGGGACTTGGATGACAAAGAGTCTAGTCCTCATAGTGGATCAAAAGGCCATGTAGATGAGCAGGAGAACAATGCTGTTGCAG CTGCTAGACAGTTTGGGACAAGGCATGTTCTTGTCCTATATGACTTTTTACCAAGCACGCGCACAACAGATCTGGAAAGGATTTTTGAGAAGTTTGGGGATCATGGAGTTGCCATTCGCTGGGTTAATGATACTTCCGCACTTGCTGTTTTTCGGACTCCATCAGCTG CTAGTGAGGCTCAGTCTTGCATACCTCCAAGATACAAGGTGCGGTCATTGAAGGAGAATGATGATTTATTGACAAAAATAGACGGTAGAG TTGCTCTTGTGTCTTGGTGCAGACCTAGAACCACCCAAGCCGAGACCAAAGACATCTGCAAGAACAGCTCAAAGGCTAATTGCTCATGGTATGGGATTGAAGCAATTTACAAACTTTGGGTCGGATGA